AGTGATACCTCAATGCTGCAAGCAGAGGAGGAGAAAGTCCAAACTCTAACGGACGTGAACGGACGTCAAGTAGCTGAATTCGCGGTGTTTGTGCTGCCCCTGCCCGTTGTAATAATTGTAATAAATGGTAGCGTTGCCGCTTGACATTATCGAGACTTTCCAAGGAGGGCGTTGCACTGCCTAATATAATGGGTATTTTGGTTTGGTATGCTCGCATGATGGCGAGATCCCGGGCATGGTAGTGAAATCCTTCCTGTTGTTTAAAGGAAGAATCGTGCTCTTCATCAATAATAATTATTCCAAGCCGCGGGAGAGGGGCCCATATTGCTGAACGAGTACCGATAACCACTGGAGTTTTGCCCTCGTAAGCAGCAAGCCAGGCGGCTAAACGCTCTCGGTCACTGAGGGCGGAATGCAAAACTGTGATAGGAGTTTGAAGATAGCGGTGAAAGCGTTCCACCATTTGGGGAGTCAATCCGATCTCTGGAATGAGTACTAGAGCCTGCCGGCTTTTAGCAATGATCTCTTCGATGGCCCGTAGATAGACTTCTGTTTTACCGCTGCCTGTCACGCCTTCCAGTAAGAAAGGCCGAAATTTCTGCTGAGATGCGAGAATAGTGGTAACAGCCGCTTTCTGAGCGTCATTGAGTGGATGTCTAAGATGCTCTTTGGAAGGGGGGATGCTCTTGTAGATAGGTTTCTCTTGAGAATACACCCAACCCTTAGCGATTAGACTACGAAGGCTGCTCTGATAGGTACCCAATTGGGCCTTGATTTGGGATGAAGTTAAGCCCTCTGGGTGATAGCGTAATAATTCCACAAGCTGCTGTTGCCGGGGTGCGCGGCTAAGAATCGTCGCATCTGTGGTGCAGTCTTTAGAGCTTAAAAGCCATTGCCGATAGATAGGAGAGGTGGCGGGCTTTCCTTGGCGTAGAAGTTGGGGTAAAGCAGAAAAAAAGACTTCTCCAGGGGAGTGGTGGTAATAACTAGCGGCCCAAGTAAGAAGCTGGAGCAGAGAGTTGGGAACGACGGGGGTTTTGTCCAGGCAGTATTGAGCTCGTCTCAATTTGCTGGTTTCGATCTCGCTTTGAGATGCGATTGTTACTAAGATACCGATCAGGGTGCGTCTGCCAAAAGGAACTTGTAAACGTATACCTGGTTGCAATTGTTGGTACGGAGTTTTAGCTGGCGGGAGATAATCAAAGTAGCGTCGCAGGGGGGAAGGAATAGCTAAACGCAGGATAGGAGGTACTGCCATTAGGTTATTGCGGCGGGATTGTCCCGCTTGATTATTATATGCTAAAAGAAATTTAAGTGCGGAGTGAACATTGAGAGGGCCACCGTGAATTTTATAGGCCGTATTTTATGCCGGACGTTGCAAAGTTTCCTCAACTTCGTTGCGGGTTCCTCCGCCAACTAGAAGTTCAATCAAAGTCAGAGCAAAATCCATTGCCGTTCCTGGCCCTTTTGAAGTAACGACGCAACCGTCTACCACGACTGCTTGATCTTCCAAGGTGGTGGTGGGCAGGTCAAGTTTGTCAAGGAAACCCGGGTAACCCGTTGCGCGTTTGCTAGCAAGCAGTCCCGTACTCGCAAGTACGGTAGGGGCAGCGCAGATAGCTGCCGTAATCTTTCCGCGTTCTGCAGTACGCTTTAATAAAGCGCGAATGCGACGATCCCCATTGAGATTATCAGCCCCCGGCTGACCCCCTGGTAATACTACCATGTCAAATTCTTGTTGAAATACTTTATCTAAGGAGGTGTCAGGGAGCAAGCGGGTGCCACGGCTAGCCGTTACCACCTGTTCATCAAGACCCGCCGTGACCACCTGTATTCCCCCACGCCTAAGCAAATCAATGAGTGTGACCGCTTCAAGCTCTTCACAACCTTGAGCCAAGGGAATAAGTACCTTAACCACCGAATGGTCTCCTTTTTTTATCCATAGAAGGTTTTACGGAACTTCCCTGTTTTTCAGCTCCAGTCGCCTTAACTTATCGGTATTGCTGGCTTGCCGCTATGCTTAATCCCTTGAGTAAATTTAAGGCTTCATACAAAGGATAGTCTTCCGTGGCGAGAGAAGTTTTCTTAACTTTTTCTGTGCTTTCTTTTTTCTCTTCTGCTTTACGTCCATTGCTAAGGTGTCGGGAAAGATTCGCTTCTCTGACCGGGTTAATATCGGAGAGAGCAGAGGCTGAAACTTTCACGCTT
This sequence is a window from Nitrosococcus oceani ATCC 19707. Protein-coding genes within it:
- a CDS encoding primosomal protein N', producing MAVPPILRLAIPSPLRRYFDYLPPAKTPYQQLQPGIRLQVPFGRRTLIGILVTIASQSEIETSKLRRAQYCLDKTPVVPNSLLQLLTWAASYYHHSPGEVFFSALPQLLRQGKPATSPIYRQWLLSSKDCTTDATILSRAPRQQQLVELLRYHPEGLTSSQIKAQLGTYQSSLRSLIAKGWVYSQEKPIYKSIPPSKEHLRHPLNDAQKAAVTTILASQQKFRPFLLEGVTGSGKTEVYLRAIEEIIAKSRQALVLIPEIGLTPQMVERFHRYLQTPITVLHSALSDRERLAAWLAAYEGKTPVVIGTRSAIWAPLPRLGIIIIDEEHDSSFKQQEGFHYHARDLAIMRAYQTKIPIILGSATPSLESLDNVKRQRYHLLQLLQRAGAAQTPRIQLLDVRSRPLEFGLSPPLLAALRYHLGQGNQALLFLNRRGFAPTLICHECGFAVPCHRCDAYMTVHQHTNRLRCHHCGAEGSLPTSCPQCRNLLLRPRGLGTEQVEAGLKHFFPEIEIARVDRDTTRRAGTLNKMLDGIHNGKYRLLIGTQMLAKGHHYPNITLAGILDADQGLFGSDFRAGEHMSQLILQVIGRTGRGNKPGEVLIQTHHPEHPLLTALVGHGYRHVAEILLEERRQIGFPPYGYLALLRARAVSPDSPMKFLEMARSMATAHNLHGVTLLGPVPAPMERRAGRYRAQLLLQGSARAPLQRLLTTWIPTLERLQAARKVRWSLDVDPIDLM
- a CDS encoding DJ-1 family glyoxalase III, whose translation is MVKVLIPLAQGCEELEAVTLIDLLRRGGIQVVTAGLDEQVVTASRGTRLLPDTSLDKVFQQEFDMVVLPGGQPGADNLNGDRRIRALLKRTAERGKITAAICAAPTVLASTGLLASKRATGYPGFLDKLDLPTTTLEDQAVVVDGCVVTSKGPGTAMDFALTLIELLVGGGTRNEVEETLQRPA